GGCCATGGCCGTGGTGGCGGCCGAGCGGCCCGACATCGTGGTCACCGACGTGCGGATGCCGCCCGCCTTCACCGACGAGGGCCTGCGGGCCGCCATCGCCATCCGGGCCGCCTGGCCCGAGGTGGCCGTGCTCGTCCTGTCCCAGTGGGTCGAGGAGCGCTACGCCACCGAGCTGCTGGCCGGCTCCACCGTGGGGGTCGGCTACCTGCTCAAGGACCGGGTGGCCGACGTGCGCGACTTCGTCGACGCCGTGCGCCGGGTCGGCTCCGGCGGCACCGCCCTCGACCCGGACGTGGTGTCGCAGCTGCTGGCCACCAGCCGGCACCGGAGCCCGTTGGAGGCGTTGACCCCCCGCGAGACCGAGGTGCTCAAGCTCATGGCCGAGGGCCGCAGCAACAGCGCCATCGCCGCCGCCCTGGTGGTGTCGGACGGGGCCGTCGAGAAGCACGTGTCGAACATCTTCATGAAGCTCGACCTCCCGCCGGCCGACACCGACCACCGCCGGGTGCTGGCCGTGCTCCAGTACCTGGAGGCGGCGCCGTGACCGCCGTCCTCGACCCGGCCCCGGCCGGCGCCGGAGGCGACGGGCCGCCCCGGGGCCGGCCCGGGCGGCGGCCCCCGTCGACCCCGTTCCTGGTGGCCGTCCGCATCATCCTCCTGCTGGGAGGGGGGCTGCTCACCGTGTGCCTCCTGGCCGGCCTCACCTACTCCGCGGCCGGCGTGCTGGTCCGCACCGCCGAGCGGGCCGACACCACCCTGCGGGGTCGCATCGACCGGGTCGAGGTCCACGTGTCCGGCTCGGTCGAGGTCCACCCCGGGCCCGAGGGCCGGGCCCGCGTCCAGCGCCGCTCGGACTTCTCCTTCGACCGCCCCCAGGTGCGCCAGGAGATCGTGGACGGCGTCCTGGAGCTGCGCTACGGCTGCCGCGACGTCGCCGTGATCTGCGGCCACCACATCGACCTGGCCGTGCCCCACGGGGCCGACCTGGTCATCGAGGCCGACCACGTCGTGGTGGCCGACACCACGGGGTCGATCCGCCTCCGCAGCGGCGGCGGGACGGTCGAGCTGGAGCGGGTGGCCGGGCCGATCGACGCTCAGGTCGGGGGGGGCGCCATCATCGGACGGGACGTCCGCTCCACCGATGTGCGGGCCAGCGCCGGCGGCGGCAGCATCGAGATCGACTTCTCCCGCCCGCCGCAGTGGGTCGACGTGTCGGCCGGGGCCGGCCACATCGGCCTGGTCCTGCCCCGCGGCCAGGCCGCCTACCGGGTGGACGCCGAGGCCGGCGTGGGGGAGTCGCAGGTGAGCGTGCGCACCGACCCCGGCAGCGACCGGGTGATCCGGGCCCGGGCCGGCG
Above is a genomic segment from Acidimicrobiales bacterium containing:
- a CDS encoding response regulator transcription factor is translated as MRIVIVEDSVLLREGITRLLVDAGEEVVGTAGDAEEAMAVVAAERPDIVVTDVRMPPAFTDEGLRAAIAIRAAWPEVAVLVLSQWVEERYATELLAGSTVGVGYLLKDRVADVRDFVDAVRRVGSGGTALDPDVVSQLLATSRHRSPLEALTPRETEVLKLMAEGRSNSAIAAALVVSDGAVEKHVSNIFMKLDLPPADTDHRRVLAVLQYLEAAP